Below is a window of Haloterrigena alkaliphila DNA.
GTTGCTGCTCCCGATCGTCCCCCATACCGGACTCGTTGTGGTAACGAGTAATGAAAGTTCCGTAGTATAATATTTATTGAAGTGACTGAAATGCAATTATGGATTAGCGAGATAATGGATTGCCACCTGGTGGTAACCAAAATAGGTTCGCCATTCGAAAACTCGCGGAAGGCGACTGGAGACGGATCCGTTACCCCGAATCCCGGGACACGAGCGGTGCTCGTTGCGGCCGATCGTCGACGTAATACGGAGTTACGGCCGTTCAATGGACTGAACCGGGCGGAGCGTAGCCGAGGGCGGTGGTCCCGCAACTGATCGTCGGACTCGTCGCGTGTCTGGGTAGGCGGATCCAAACTATGGCTAGCGGGATGCATGGAACGATAGACCTACCCGAGTATGGCAAGCGATTCGTCCTCGAGGAGCGACGCACCCGGGTCACCCGAACGGTCCGTCGCGATCCGCTGTACCGGCATCGGCCACGAGTACGCGGGCAGTTCCTCCTGGTTCGGGTCCGGCCCCGATCGGTCGGTCACGGCCCTGAAGAACGTTTCCCTCGAGATCGAGACCGGCGAGGTCGTCGGGCTGATCGGCCCCAGCGGCAGCGGCAAGTCGACGGTCCTGCACGCAATCGCCGGGCTGATCGTGCCGACCGGCGGGACCGTCGAACTGCTCGGCGACGACCTCACCGCGTGTTCGGAGCGCGAGCGGACCCGAATTCGCCGCCAGCGGGTCGGACTCGTCTTCCAGCAGTTTCACCTCCTCCCGTCGCTGACGGCGGTCGCCAACGTCGCTCTGCCCCTCGTGCAGTTGGGATACGGCCGATCGGAACGACGCCTGCGCGCCGAGCGGCGACTCGAGCAGGTCGGACTGGCCGACCGCACCACCCACCGACCCGGCGAACTCAGCGGTGGCGAGCGCCAGCGCGTCGCCATCGCACGTGCCCTCGTCACCGACCCGGACGTAATCCTGGCCGACGAACCGACGGGGGAACTAGACACGGAGACGGGGATGGCCGTTCTCGACGACCTCGTCGACGCCGCCCGAGACCGGACGGTCGTTCTGGCGACCCACGACGAGCGAGCGGTCGACCGAACGGAGCGGGTGATCTCCCTCCTCGACGGGACGGTGGTCGACGATGATCGATGAGGACCCGACCGAACGTACCGCCCGCGACCGGTGGGTCGCGATCGTTCGCTTCGCCGGCGGACGAATCGCGACGCAGGCCCGGCAAACGCCGCGCCGGACCGCCGTGACCGTCGGCCTCGTCGCGATCACGATCGCCGTGCTCGTCATCGTCACCGGAATCGGCGTCGCACTCGCGGACGAGACGACCTCCAAGGACGAAGCTGACCTCCGCGTCGTGCCCCACGAGGGGGGAACGCTGTCGCCGGTCGTCGGGGTCGAGGGACCCCGACTCGGCGACGTCCACGATCGAACGGCGACGATCGACGACCGGGAAGACGTCGACTACGCGATGCCCGTCCTCGTTGAAGTCATCGAGATCCGAACGCGTGGATCGGACGACTCGACGACTGTACTCGCCATCGGCGTCGTCCCTCGTGAGGGGTCTCCGCCGGTCGGCGGCGTTTCGACCAGCGTTCTCGAGCCCGGCGACCCTCACTACGCGGACGGTAACTACGACGGTCAGCGGACGGGTGACGTCGTGCTTTCCTCGGGCGCCGCCGAGCAACTCGAAGCGTCGGAAACGGATCCGTTGCTCGTCAGGAGTCCGCGGACCGGCGCCGTCTCACAGGCCCACGAAGTGACCGCGATCGAGGACGCCGAGTCCGGGGGAGTGACGAGCGAACTGCCAGTTGTCGTCCTCCGGCTGAGCGAACTGCAATCGCTAACGGGCGCCGACGAGGAGGACCTCGCCGATCAGGTCCTCGTCGGAACGGAGTCCGCCGACGCGAAAGCGGCCCTCGAGGAGACCTACCCGAACGCGACGATCGAGTCCGGCGCGGACGGCGGGATGACCGCGTTGCGGGACGATACGCTCGCGCTGGCGACGAGCGCCGTCGCCCTGGTCGTCGGTATCGGCATCTGTGCGCTGTTCGTCACCACCGCCTCGGCACTCCTCGTCGAACGCGAGCGCCGGACCCTCGCGGTCCTCGCGGCGGTCGGCTTCGCCGGCCGTTCCCGACTCGCCGTCATCGCCGTCATGACCCTCGCGCTCACGCTCGCCGGCGGTGCGGTCGGGATCGCGCTCGGCTACGCGGGCGTTGCGCTCGCGAACTACGTGGCAATGACCACGGTCACGTCGTCGCCGATCGCGACGACTGATCCGCTGTTCGTGCCCTACGCGCTCGGGGTGTCGGTCGTCGCCGGCCTGCTCGCGCTCCCGTACCCCCTGTATCTCACCACGAAAACGGACGTCGTCGCCGAACTCGGACAGTGACCGTGATCCGAACGCTCCGCAAGATCGCCGCGGTCGGACGCCTCTCGACGGCCCAGCTCCGCCACGACCTCGGTCGCACCGTGCTGGTGATCGTCGCGATCGCCCTGGCGGTACTCGCGGTGACGCTGCTCGCGAGCCTCGGGCTCGGCGTGCTCGAGACGGGCCAGGATCGGTTCGACGAGGCCGATCAGGACGTCTGGATCACGGGCGGTTCGATCGAGCTCACGGCGACCGGCGGGATGGAGAACCCGATCACCGATTCCCACCGCCTCGCGGCCGACGTCGCGGAGCGCGACGACGTCGAGAGCGCGTCCCCGATCGCGTTCCACGCCGTCTACGCGGGCACGGACCCCTCGAACCTCGAACTCGTCTCGGGCGTCGGCGTCCCGAACGAGCACGGGGGACTGACGCTCGAGGAAGGGGACGGGTTCTCCGAGGGGGACGTCCACTACGGGGACGGCGACTACGACGGACCGATGACCGAGGAGGTGATCGTCGATCCGGGAACAGCGGAGCGGTTCGACGTCGGGGTCGGCGACTCGATCTACGTCGGCACGAATCCGGATACCGCGGCGGAACGCGAGTTCACCGTCGTCGGCATCTCGTCGTCGTACTCGCAGTTCCTCGGGACTTCTACCGTGACGATGCCGTTGAGCGAACTGCAGGAGATTGCGGGAACGACCGGAACGGACCGAGCGGCGTTCGTGACCGCGACGGTCGCCGACGGCGCCGATCGGGACGCGGTCAGCGACGAACTGCAGTCGGAGTATCCGGCGTACGACGTCCGGACGAGCGAGGAGCAGTTCGAGTCGATGTTCGAAGACCAGGTTCTGCTCCTCGCCAGCGGCGTCGCGCTCGTCGCCCTCGCCGTCCTCGCGGGCGTCGTCTTGACGGTGAACCTGTTGGCGCTCGTCGCGGCACAACAGCGCGAGGAGCTCGCGGCGTTGCGCGCGATCGGGCTCTCGCGGGGCGTGATCGCGGGACTCGTCGGCGGCCAGGGGGTCGTCCTGGGGCTCTGCGGGGGCGCCCTCGGACTGCTCGCGACGCCGCCGGCCGCGCTGGCGCTGAACGCGCTCGCCGCGGCGCTGGTCGGTTTCGAGAACCTGTTGCGAACGCCACCCGCGGTCTACGCGCTCGGCTTCGGAATCGCGGTCGGCGTCGGCACGGTCGCCGCCGTCGTCGCCGGGTGGCGCGCCAGTCTGTACGCGCGATTCGAGACGCTCATCTGAGACCGGCGACGGCCGACTCGAGAGAGACGGACCTCACCGATTCGAGAGGGTCGGTCCCCGCTGATGCTGCGACCGATCGGTGACGGGTCAGTTTCCGCCGCCGGGGCCCTCGAGTTCGGCGACGCCGACGAACCGATACGGTTCGTCTTCGAAGCCACCGAAGACGAGCACCGTCGTCGGTCGGTTCCCGCGGACGAGGCGCTGGATCTGTCCGGGCACGAACTCCGCCTCGAGGGCGTCGCCCGAGACGGACGCGTCCTCGGCGAGCGCGACGTCGCTCGGGTCGCCGGTACCCGGAATCGGCGGGCCGAACGACGAGTACGGCGCGATCCGTACCGACTCCGGATCGATGTCGTCCGCCGAGAGTCCGTACTGGTCGTCGGTGAACGTGAGCGAGACGGTGACGCGTCCGCCCCCTCGACCCCGCTGGGACGTGACCGTCGGGTCCATGGAGACCGTCGCCGGAACGGTGTAGGTGGTCTCGCCGATCTGCACGTTGTTGAAGTAGGCATCGCTCACGACCCCGTCGACGCTCCCGTTCCCGATCGCGACCGCCAGTACCGACGTCTCCGCGCCGAATCGGTCGAGAACGTTCTCGTAGTGGTCCTGTTCTCGCAACGCCATGATGTTGTTCCCGATCGTCTCGGCCGTCACGCGGACCTGCTCGTCTTCGACGTCGATATCGCCGGCGTCGACGCCGAACTCCCGCCAGCCGCCCGCCGTCAACTCGCTCGAGACGTCCCGCGTTTCCCACGTGCCGGTTTGCTCCGTATCCTCCTTCCGATACGTCACGGCGATCTCGCCGTCCGTCGTCTGGAGGATGAGAAACACCTCGTCCGGCACCTTGTAGGACGCCCGTTCTCCCTTGAAGTAATCGTAGGTGAAGCCGACGTCGCTGATGTCCCCGAGCGAGAGGTCCGCAGCACGCAGGTCGATGCCCGAAACGGCGTAATCCGACGACTCCTGACCGTCGGACGTCACGTGAACGATGCCGACGCGATCCCCGCCCGCCGGATCCGCCGCCAGCCGCATCCGGTTCGTAAACGCCATATCCATGTCGTGATCCCAGAGCACCGCCTCGTTGTGGTACACTCCCTGGAACTGGGTCGTTGCCGTGTCGGCTTCCGTGTCAGTACCGTCGGCGTGGGCTCCCTTGCCAGTACCGTCGTCGCCTTCACCTGCGAGCGCGCTCCCGGCGCCTGCGATCCCAGAGACACCGATAGCTGCGCCACCCGCCCCGACCAGTAGCGTGCGCCGGCCGAATCGGGAGTTCGAGTCGGTCGAACCGTTCTTGTCGTTACTCATATTCGATTCCAATACATGAGGAATCCTGTCATAAAGTCCTATTATAGTCAGATAGACAGTCAGAATTTACGTTATTCATTCACCCCCGTGGACGGAGGCGTACGAAACGAGAACGCATTACGCCGGGACGTCGACTGGCGGATTTCGGAACTGATGGGATGTCCGAATCGAGACAGGAAACCGGCCACCCAACGCATTTCTTACCGTCTGGTCGATCGCTACCGGCCGACTGCGCCGCGGATAATCTATTATTGTTCCCGAATGTCGAACCTGACCTCGAGTCAGCTACCGTTCACGCCGACCTCCAGCGGCCGCCGGCTCACTCGTCGCTGACGTCGACCCAGAGGTGCGCGTAATACTCCGTCGTCTCCATCGACGGCTCGGCGGGCACGTCTCCGTCGGGGTACAGCAGCCAGACCAGTCGGATGTCGTCCCCGGTCATGGTCGGCTCGAGGTCGTGGGGCTGGTGCCAGCTCTCGTTGTGAGCGAGTCGGGTCTCGAACCGGTCGAGTTCGCGCTGCTCCTCGACGGTCGTCTCGTTGCCCTCGACCGAGACTCGCTGTTCGACCAGGACGACGGTGTAGTCGACGGTTCGATGTTCGTGATTGTCGATCCCGACGACGATCTCTCGGGGTTCGCCCCGCGTGAACTCGGTCGGATAGTTGTCGGCCGTGAGTTCGCCGTCGTCGTCCTCGGTCAGGATGTAGACCGCCGAGAACTGTTCGCCCTGGGGGGGCACCATGACCGCGTACCCGACGCTGCCGACCGCGAGCAGGACGGAGGCGACCAGCAGGACGTTCAACGCGGCGTCGGCGCGGGTGTCCGGCTCGAGCAACTCCGCGCGTCCGGCCGCGTACCACGCGCGGTAGGGCACCCGGAAGCGCTCGTCTTCGGGGAGCTCCCACCGGCGAACGGCGGCGACGACCGCCGCACCGACCGTGAACGCGCTCACGGTGAGCATGATCGGCACCAGTCTGATGCCCCACGGCGTGAAGTTCAACGCGAGCCCGAGCAAGGGAGTAATAGCGATGCTGAGTCCGAACGAGAGCGCGACGCGCTCGATCCCGTCGATACCCGACCGGTCGGCGAAGACCGAACTGCCGGGGACGAGACCGCGGTTGTCCGATTCACCCGCCGTGACGTCCTCGTCGGTCGGGGACGTGGTGTCGGCGGTCGCTGCCTCACCCGATTCCGGAAACAGTGCTGCGATGAACGCGTAGCCGGGAACGAAGAGAACGAACGCGAGTCCCAGTGGTACCCGAAGCGGCGTGTCACGAATGATGGGGCCGAGCACGGCGATATTCGTCAGACCCACGAGGACGAATACGGTCGCGAGATCGGCGGGAAGCGTCCGTACCGGACGCGGAAGCATCGCCACCAGGGACCGTGTCTCGACCATTCGTTCCTACCTAACGAGGACGACGGCAAAAACGAACCGGTCATCGAGGACGCGATTTTCCCGCCGTCCTCTCTGACACTGCCCGGTCCGGTTCCGGTTTCGATCACCGCTGATCGCTCACTATCGGAGCCGATCGGAACGGTAATCGCGGTCAGCTAGTACTAGCGGATTCGGGCTAGTACTAGGTCGAGTCCGACTGACTCGTGTCCGGTTCGGCGACCGCGCTCGCTGCGGTGACGTCGCGGAGCAGCCGCAATTCTTCCTCTTCAGTGATGCGATCGGAGCGCATGCAGGCGTGGATGATCTTGTGTGCGAGTTCGGGATCGGCGAGTACCGATGGATCACTCTCGCGAGCGACCTCCGGGCGCTCGAGCGCCGTGAGTTCTCGCTCTACGGTTGCCACCTGCTGTGTGAGTTCGTCGATCCGTTCGGCGAGTTCCGTCAGTCGGCGGTCGTGCGCGGACACGTCGGCCGCGTCTTCGTCGGATTGATCGGCGTTCGATTCCGCGTTCGTCCGCTCGTCCGCGTCTCCGCCGCTCGAGGCAGGGTCTGTATCGTTCGTGTGCGTCATCCCTCCGTCCTCCCGCTCGTCACCGTCGGTCTCGAACAGCGAGGCGACGAGTGCGTGTCGGTCAGACCAGTCGAACCCGTCGATCGAGTTGACGCGCTGGCTGATCGTCGGACTGCTGACTCCGAGTCTATCGGCGAGTTCCGCCTGCGTTGCATCGGGGCGCTCGTAGACCTCCCGAAGCGTTTCTCGCTGTTTCTCGGTCAGCTCGGATCGATCGAGGCCCGACTCGGACCT
It encodes the following:
- a CDS encoding ABC transporter permease, whose translation is MIDEDPTERTARDRWVAIVRFAGGRIATQARQTPRRTAVTVGLVAITIAVLVIVTGIGVALADETTSKDEADLRVVPHEGGTLSPVVGVEGPRLGDVHDRTATIDDREDVDYAMPVLVEVIEIRTRGSDDSTTVLAIGVVPREGSPPVGGVSTSVLEPGDPHYADGNYDGQRTGDVVLSSGAAEQLEASETDPLLVRSPRTGAVSQAHEVTAIEDAESGGVTSELPVVVLRLSELQSLTGADEEDLADQVLVGTESADAKAALEETYPNATIESGADGGMTALRDDTLALATSAVALVVGIGICALFVTTASALLVERERRTLAVLAAVGFAGRSRLAVIAVMTLALTLAGGAVGIALGYAGVALANYVAMTTVTSSPIATTDPLFVPYALGVSVVAGLLALPYPLYLTTKTDVVAELGQ
- a CDS encoding winged helix-turn-helix domain-containing protein, which codes for MANGGTEATRRTGGEQDAPRAIIHKQILDHADENPAAAMEAIADAVSGATTATVERVLEEYGDPAADESDGEVAAASDTEPSPAAAVLATPDGQPATDGGATSELAEPIVTESSTTEEPVTTDRDEETEPRSESGLDRSELTEKQRETLREVYERPDATQAELADRLGVSSPTISQRVNSIDGFDWSDRHALVASLFETDGDEREDGGMTHTNDTDPASSGGDADERTNAESNADQSDEDAADVSAHDRRLTELAERIDELTQQVATVERELTALERPEVARESDPSVLADPELAHKIIHACMRSDRITEEEELRLLRDVTAASAVAEPDTSQSDST
- a CDS encoding ABC transporter permease, producing the protein MIRTLRKIAAVGRLSTAQLRHDLGRTVLVIVAIALAVLAVTLLASLGLGVLETGQDRFDEADQDVWITGGSIELTATGGMENPITDSHRLAADVAERDDVESASPIAFHAVYAGTDPSNLELVSGVGVPNEHGGLTLEEGDGFSEGDVHYGDGDYDGPMTEEVIVDPGTAERFDVGVGDSIYVGTNPDTAAEREFTVVGISSSYSQFLGTSTVTMPLSELQEIAGTTGTDRAAFVTATVADGADRDAVSDELQSEYPAYDVRTSEEQFESMFEDQVLLLASGVALVALAVLAGVVLTVNLLALVAAQQREELAALRAIGLSRGVIAGLVGGQGVVLGLCGGALGLLATPPAALALNALAAALVGFENLLRTPPAVYALGFGIAVGVGTVAAVVAGWRASLYARFETLI
- a CDS encoding DUF1616 domain-containing protein, which gives rise to MVETRSLVAMLPRPVRTLPADLATVFVLVGLTNIAVLGPIIRDTPLRVPLGLAFVLFVPGYAFIAALFPESGEAATADTTSPTDEDVTAGESDNRGLVPGSSVFADRSGIDGIERVALSFGLSIAITPLLGLALNFTPWGIRLVPIMLTVSAFTVGAAVVAAVRRWELPEDERFRVPYRAWYAAGRAELLEPDTRADAALNVLLVASVLLAVGSVGYAVMVPPQGEQFSAVYILTEDDDGELTADNYPTEFTRGEPREIVVGIDNHEHRTVDYTVVLVEQRVSVEGNETTVEEQRELDRFETRLAHNESWHQPHDLEPTMTGDDIRLVWLLYPDGDVPAEPSMETTEYYAHLWVDVSDE
- a CDS encoding ABC transporter ATP-binding protein, yielding MASDSSSRSDAPGSPERSVAIRCTGIGHEYAGSSSWFGSGPDRSVTALKNVSLEIETGEVVGLIGPSGSGKSTVLHAIAGLIVPTGGTVELLGDDLTACSERERTRIRRQRVGLVFQQFHLLPSLTAVANVALPLVQLGYGRSERRLRAERRLEQVGLADRTTHRPGELSGGERQRVAIARALVTDPDVILADEPTGELDTETGMAVLDDLVDAARDRTVVLATHDERAVDRTERVISLLDGTVVDDDR